From Chiloscyllium punctatum isolate Juve2018m chromosome 36, sChiPun1.3, whole genome shotgun sequence, the proteins below share one genomic window:
- the LOC140460790 gene encoding uncharacterized protein, producing the protein MEKPEESRPVEKPWKCGDCGKGFRVPSALETHQRSHTGERPFPCTDCGMAFRHSSHLLAHQRDHTGERPFSCPDCGKAFRYSSSLMRHQRVHTGERPFSCPECGKAYTDISSLMRHRRAHTGERPFSCPECGKAFTDISSLMRHQQIHTGERPFSCPECGKAFSYSSALRSHRRIHTGEKPFSCPECGKAFTDVSTLQKHQRIHTGERPFSCPECGKAFTHGCALRRHQRVHTGERPFSCPECGKAYTDISSLMRHQRAHTGERPFSCPECGKAFTEVSSLMRHQRIHTGERPFTCSQCRKAFSSSSTLLTHQRVHTGERPFTCSQCGKGFTCSSNLRSHRRVHTGERPFSCPECGKAFSDSSNLLAHQRIHTGERPFTCSQCGKGFTRTSHLLTHQRRHRRIHTGERPFRCPECGKAFTQVSTLLRHQRVHTGERPFSCPECGKAFSDSSTLRSHQRVHNGERPFTCSQCGKGFTCSSNLRSHQRIHTGERPFSCPECRKAFSNSSALLRHQHVHTGERPFTCSQCGKGFTCSSTLQSHQRIHTGERPFSCSQCGKAFTHVSSLMTHQRIHTGERPFTCSQCGKGFTCSFNLQTHQRVHTGERPFSCPECGKAFTQVSTLLRHKRVHTGERPFSCPECGKAFSNSSTLLTHQRVHTGERPFTCSQCRKGFRYTSHLLTHRRVHTGERPFSCPEFGKAFSTSSTLLRHQRIHTGERPFTCSQCGKGFTYSCNLWKHQRVHVPSQGD; encoded by the exons atggagaaacctgaggaatcccgccctgtggagaaaccgtggaagtgtggtgactgtgggaaaggcttccgtgtcccgtctgccctggagactcatcagcgcagtcacaccggggagaggccattcccctgcaccgactgcgggatggccttcagacattcctcccacctgttggcccaccagcgggaccacacgggggagaggcccttcagctgtccagattgtgggaaggccttcagataTTCCTCCTCCCTGATGaggcaccagcgtgtccacacgggggagaggccctttagctgccccgagtgcgggaaggcgtATACCGACATCTCCTCCCTGATGAGGCACCGGCGTgcccacactggggagaggcccttcagctgccccgagtgcgggaaggcctttaccgacatctcctccctgatgaggcaccagcagatccacacgggggagaggcccttcagctgccccgagtgtgggaaggccttcagttatTCCTCTGCCCTGCGGAGCCACCGGCGCATCCACACGGgagagaagcccttcagctgccctgaatgtgggaaggccttcacagACGTCTCCACCCTGCAGAAgcaccagcgtatccacacgggggagaggcccttcagctgtcccgagtgtgggaaggcctttacccacgGCTGCGCCCTGCGGagacaccagcgtgtccacaccggggagaggcccttcagctgccccgagtgtgggaaggcctatACTGACATCTCCTCCCTGATGAGGCACCAGCGggcccacacgggggagaggcccttcagctgccccgagtgtgggaaggcctttaccgaagtctcctccctgatgaggcaccagcggatccacacgggggagaggccctttacctgctctcagtgccggaaggccttcagcagttcctccaccctgctgacccaccagcgggtccacacgggggagaggccgttcacctgctctcagtgcgggaagggcttcacctgctcctccaacCTGCGGAGCCACCGacgtgtccacacgggggagaggcccttcagctgccccgagtgtgggaaggcctttagcGATTCCTCGaacctgctggcccaccagcggatccacaccggggagaggccgttcacctgctctcagtgcgggaagggcttcacccgcacctcccacctgctgacccatcagcga AGACACCggcgtatccacacgggggagaggcccttcagatgcccagagtgtgggaaggcctttacccaggtctcCACCCTACTGaggcaccagcgtgtccacacgggggagaggcccttcagctgccccgagtgtgggaaggccttcagcgattcctccaccctgcggagtcaccagcgtgtccacaatggggagaggccgttcacctgctctcagtgcggaaagggcttcacctgctcctccaacctgcggagccaccagcgtatccacacgggggagaggcccttcagctgtcctgaatgcaggaaggccttcagtaattcctccgCCCTGTTGAGGCACCAAcatgtccacacgggggagaggccattcacctgctctcagtgcggaaagggcttcacctgctcctccaccctGCAGAGtcaccagcgtatccacacgggggagagacccttcagctgctctcagtgcgggaaggcctttacccacgtCTCCTCCCTGATGAcccaccagcgtatccacacgggggagaggccgttcacctgctctcagtgtgggaagggcttcacctgctccttcaACCTgcagacccaccagcgggtccacacgggggagaggccctttagctgcccagagtgtgggaaggcctttacccaggttTCCACCCTACTGAGGCACAAacgtgtccacacgggggagaggcccttcagctgccccgagtgcgggaaggccttcagcaattcctccaccctgctgacccaccagcgtgtccacacgggggagaggccattcacctgctctcagtgcaggaagggcttcaggtatacctcccacctgctgacccaccggcgggtccacacgggagagaggcccttcagctgccccgagtttGGGAAGGCTTTCAGCACATCttccaccctgctgaggcaccagcggatccacaccggggagaggccgttcacctgctctcagtgcgggaagggcttcacctactCCTGCAACCTGTggaagcaccagcgagttcacgtgccatcgcagggggattga